The segment AACTTTTATCCAAAACCTCGGAAATTTCTCTTTCGCCCCCGAGGAAAAAAGGATATAGTGAAATTGTGAATGAAACAGGTCTCCTTACCGGTCTTTTCATGCTTTTCGCCATCGGGGTGGGCTTCCTGTGGGTCATCAAGGTGGAATACCACCTCGGAGCCCACATCTGGAAGGGGGTCCTGGCCCTGGGGATAGGGCTTGCCCTTGGCGCCGCCTTCATTCCGTCGTTTTGGGGCTCGGCCCTCCTGGGCATCCTGGGAGGCTCCATTGCATGGGGCGCCACCGAACTCCCGGATCAGGAACAGCGGGTGGCTCAGGGGCTGTTCCCAGCCAACCCCCGCAAGCGACGCTCCAAGCAAGGCCTCTCCATCCGCTGGTTTTTGCCGCCGCTGGCTCTGCTATTGGGGGCCGTCTTCGTGGCTGGCCGCTCGTGGGCCGGTCCCGTGCTGGCGGTGACCACCTTCGCCACGATTGGCTTCGGCCATGTGCTAGTACGACGCCTCCACGCCCAGTTCGGCACACGCCCTGGATGGCCGCTCGTGGCCCTAGGGCTGGCGCTCCTGGGCTATAGCAGCCTGCTGCCCGGGAAAACACTTTCCGCCGTGGTGGGGATTACCGCCGTCACGGTGTTTTGGGATGGGG is part of the Anaerolineae bacterium genome and harbors:
- a CDS encoding DUF4491 family protein; protein product: MNETGLLTGLFMLFAIGVGFLWVIKVEYHLGAHIWKGVLALGIGLALGAAFIPSFWGSALLGILGGSIAWGATELPDQEQRVAQGLFPANPRKRRSKQGLSIRWFLPPLALLLGAVFVAGRSWAGPVLAVTTFATIGFGHVLVRRLHAQFGTRPGWPLVALGLALLGYSSLLPGKTLSAVVGITAVTVFWDGVEIFRQEKRKRREALKSRQNAPEEEASESR